In the genome of Phycodurus eques isolate BA_2022a chromosome 11, UOR_Pequ_1.1, whole genome shotgun sequence, the window AGGGATTAGTGAATTGAGGCTACATTTAAATCCTGCTATTTGTTTGAAAACTGTAAACTCCCTTTTTAACTATATTTATCAGGTAGCTGTACTTTACTGTAGTATTAAATTTACTGATGACATTTTACTTGCACTCCCTATATTTGAAAACtatactttctactccttactttgtcgaAATAGGCTTGCTAATTTTTTCAACCCGAGTGAATCACAAATCAcaacacaattgttttaaaaaaaaaaaaaaaaaaaaaaaaaaaagtgtaaattgaAAAGTCGACCGTGGTagagatcttgattgattgactgagatCTTGAGGTCTTataaggggggagggggggaacaGGAATCGAAGCAACATCGAACCAGGGAGAATTTGTGATGACGGCAACAGATTTGAAGACGCAAGATTCTCCCCATCCATTGGCTCATTTAAGGAAATTGTGTGATGTTCTTGgctacaagaatgatttgtggcgaATGTCTTGTGCCAGCCAAAAAAAGACACCAGCTTCTGGTGTTCAAAAGGTCGCCATCTAACCTGGAACAAAACCAGTGAggtgtatttgttttttcagttGCTATTAggtaatttagcattttttgtgaCACAGTTCAGAATGTTCGCAAAGCTATGTGAACACATTTTGAAAGTATAAAGGTTAGCTAGCTCTAGTTAGCTAaaaagtggatttaaaaaaaacaaacatgcaatgtaacaggatttttttgtttcttctttcttcttgttttaatatataaggtaataaaaaaggaaaccatTTTGTGTCCagagaagttttttttccccctcctctccAGGGTGCCAAGTAACAGGTATTGTATAAATAATTGacaggagaattttttttttttacatttgttcatttcaatgtctgcatttttacttaagtaaagaaataaaattactACTTCTACTCTAACCCAAGTACTGTACTTCAACTTACAGAGTGTAAGTACTTTAGCCACCTCTGCCCAGGACCCTAAAGAGGACACgcgccatagaaaatggatggctggatagttAGCTATTTGCCATTAGCCCCCACATTTACCAAATATtagcattttaattaaatatttctgGCATGCGGGCTTACGTTAAAAGCGGGCTTTGCATCGCCGTGGCGGTCCCTTCCGTTGTCACTGAAGGGGTGCAGCAGTCCCTGAGTCAACATTTGCTGACACATTTCCTTGGCCTGGTCCTCTGAAGAGCCCTCCTCTTGGTTCATACACAGCCTGTCCAGCAGAGTACGGCCTGAAGACACACTCCCATTAGTGAAAATCACATTCTGGACGGGAAAGACGTTGCTGTTCAGACACAGAATGTGGACTCGTATGATCAGTTAATTAAAACAGATTGTTTAaaatagggcggcacggtggccgactggttagagcgtcagcctcacagttctgaggagctggggttcaatccccggccccacctgtgtggtgtttgcatgttctccccgtgcctgcgtgggttttctccgggcactccggttttcctcccacatcccaaaaacatgcattaattggagactaaaattgcccataggtgtgactgtgagtgcaactagttgtttgtttgtatgtgccctgcgattggctggcaaccagttcagggtgtaccccgcctcctgcccgacgacagctgggataggctccagcacgcccgtgaccctagtgaggagaagcggctcagaaaatggatggatggatgtttaaaataGATGTGACAGTTTCAGAACACTGCAAATTCCAGTAACTTGATGTGAAGGTGTTAACACACTGAGCAGCACCACTGCTCTTTTAACACTCTTTTAACACACTGAGCAGGTCCACTGCTACTTTTAACACACGGAGCAGTGGAGCTGCTCCGTGTGTTAAAAgtagcatttttatttatttatttatttattttatttttctttaagttTACAACTACAACATGAATGCTAATTTCTATTACTCTCCAGCATTTCGCtcaaatgttagcattaagctagcatacTTTTGTTTGATAAAATTAAGGTACTTAttgtttagttgaacattttggtgttttaacATTTAATCTTTCATTCCatgttgttttgttagttttacagtcaacttcaactgggattGACAAATAACTTGAAGCAGAGTGTGCTACTTTGCCTGTTATTTGAATGATAAGAATGATAATTGCGGCGAGGCAATAGTACTTTAAAAGTGCATTTACatatgtttgaatgtgtttaaagcttGGATCAATACaacttttaaatgaatattttatatggtctctataACAGAGATTTTCTCCTATTCTGTGGGACTTGACCTGTGATAAGCAGGGGTTCACAGTATGATTATCCTTAATATTGTGAATAACGGATGCTAAAAAGTGGCAGAggtaatttaaaaattaaaatagtcATATACAATGACTGTACACATTGCAAAAGCAGAATGTTTGATACAGCTCCTGAATTGGGTATGTAGATTGCTATATTACATTATGCAAGTGTAATTTAAAAAGACTTTTGGGGACAATTACACACAATATATTCTGTAATAATTCTACCGAAGTCTAAAACTTGATTCCAGTTTCAGGACTAATAGAGTTCATTAAATTTAAACAGAATAATGTCAATTTTTCCTCATGGATGGCTGTTGCAAATAGTTTTGGCTCTCCCTCCTCAGACGCCTTCACTCCTCAGGGCTGCGTGTGACCTGGAAAACTCATAACAAATTCCGCAGCATCACATGCAGTGCAGAGGCAGTGAATGGTAAGACAAATCACAGACACTCGCACTGTCTGATTTCTCCGGATTTACTACACCTAAATGGCACCGATGCAACTTGTTTATCATAATAATACACTTAATACACAACCTCTTTGTTAGGTCCCATCTgatgaaatgtgaaatgacgTCATGTCATGACTCATATTTATCACGCAGTTAAACTGTCACTTTGGTTTCGCATCACCGGTGTTGCACTGTGGGTAaatctgtgcatgtgtgtatcaCCATGTCGTCAGTTGTGGGgcatacacacagacagacagtggAGAGCAGCTGAGCTCATCTAATGCGTCAGAAAGGAAACAAGGTAGCATTGTTTTAATAGACAGGCCTTATAATGACTCACTCAATGGAGAacctctgtttttttattttgttttgccatCACTTCTAATCAAAACTCAGCTTTTCTTGCAATGATTATTTTCATTACGGGATTATTTATCATTAGGATTTAATTGTCAGTGCAATTACgataaacagtttttttttttaaagcagttgCATGACAACCTATTGTCACATGTAGATTGAGCTATGTGGTAAACAAATGCTTtcttcccaaaaaaatgtgGACTGTTTTTGCAAGATGAGCAACAGTCGTGTATGTGCAAAACAAGCACAGGCGCACAAAAAGTAAAGGTCAATTATGAGACAGTGTAACACACAAAtagggttttttgttgttgtttttggacattaaaacaagaaaaaaaataattttgtcacAATTTGCCATAATAAAGCAGTTAGGAGTAGGGCATTATAATGAAATGAATGAGCAATAACTAATCAAATGAAATGGTTATGCGGTTTTTGATTATTCTAGTAATGTAaattttcactttatttaaatcaaccagaaaaaaaaatctgtcgtTTTTCTGTTAAATAGACGGTGTCCCCTAAAGTCTCGACACAGGggcaaaaatgcatattttgaaatgccaattTTCAACATCTTCAATGTGATTTCCGACATTTGTGACACAAAGGTTGATGCAATATTTGCTCTCGGTTTGTGGAAAATGTTAAATTATACAGAATTATGCAATACTTTCAAGTgaatataaagaagccttacTCAATGAAAATCTCACTTAATTGAAAGCATAACGAGTGACTGAAGTTATTGCAGTTATTCCAGTTCACGTCAGTCTTGCTAAACGCATCAACCTTTGCATCATGACTGTCTGAAATCTTATTGAAGAGgttatttgttaaattaaatgtgGTTCTTAATTTAATTTCTCGTGTCTGTGTCCAGACTTAAGAGACACCATGTAGAacattcttttgttgttgttgtgcaaaaCCCTACTAAGTCTTCTACAGAGTCACATGTTCCCCTTTGTGGAAAGATTCAGTGCATTAAAGAGATTAAATGATAAACTAAAACCTGATGTTCCTTTTCACTGgatctattttttaaatctgggcTTCTCAGGGCCACTTTGCAAAGCAGATGTCTTGCTTTATGCTCTACTTCCTGTGAGACATGCCTCCGTTCATTCATACTTCATTTACAAAGTCTTGAAGGCAGCATGCCACTGTtcatcaacattttatttttttaaactggtcAAATAATAACCAGTCAAAGTTCCCCGGACTAAAAATGTATTAGGTAAAATCTCTGAGTTTTTCATGCAAAGTCAGCACAATTGTACCATTTCAATAATATCAATAACTATTTTGCTTTTGAATGCAACCTTTTAATCATGTTTGCTCTGTTGTCATCTATGTTTCTGTACTATCCCTTTTCCTTTTGGAATCACTAAAATTAAGGGCTTGCCCTGAAGTATCCGTCGAGAttgaaataaaaagtttaaaatactCTACCCCACATGCGTACAGATCCTCAGCCTCTAGGAGGCCCCACAAAATATCTTCAACTTCCTCAAACCTACAGCTGAAATCACTTCTTTTAAACCTTTAGCCAGCAGAGACTCAAACTACATAGGCGTTGTCACAACCCACCAGAGAAGATATCAAGGTAAGACGTCGTCCCCCTGGAAGACCTGGACTGTGCATACTGGGCTCTCCTGGAGCCCAGCGTCCAGTAAGTGCCACCTGTAGCTCCCTTCTCGGGTTGCTGCTGCTCCAAGAAGACAGCTCCATCACGACCGTTGGGCTCGCACCAATCCGCCGATGTGCCGAGGGGCCCCGCGATGGAACTGGACCTCTGCTTCCGCCCCTTGACTCCCTGGGCCTCGTCGCGTTCCCCAGAGTCTGTTCTCCTAGGCACACAGGGGCTGGTAAGCGGAGAGCCGATGGGGGAGGTGAGTTGCCTCGTGGTTGTCTTCACGTAGGAGGGGTGCACTGGGGGGTAGAGTTTGACAGTGGATGGGGAGATGGCAGAAGTCGGTCTGGTGGGGCTCTCGCTGGTGAGCAGGCTGATTGATAGACTACTCTTCTTCCTCAGGGAAAGGAACTCATGTCCAGCATTATGGTCTCCCACCCCTCGCTCTGAAGACAAATCCATACTGCTTGCGCTCTTGTGAGCCCCGACGGGCCCTGCGACTACAGATTCCACCTGGACACACGGCACACTTGGGAAGTTGCCTTGAGCCGTCCAGTCTTGACCAGGACGCACGGCCGGACTCTCCAGGTCATCCTCAGCACTCTCataggaggtggtggtggtaaaAGTGTCCGGGAAGCTGAAAGTGCTGTTGGTCTTTGGGAACAGGCTTCCACTGCTCCTCTCCGTCTCCGAGGATGGTCCACTTTCACTCAGTGATCCGGGCACGGACGGATCTCTGGACATGAGCTCGCTTTCGTTCTCTGATTTGTTGTTCTGACGGGAACAGACGTCCTTGTCGAAGTTCAAAGCCTGATGGGATAGAACCTTCTCATCGGCTCTGCCTCCTTGGAAGGTCGAGTCTTCACACTGGACCCTCATGGCTTGTTGAATGTCCGAGAGCAGATCCTCGGTGTCAGCCGCAGCCGAGTGGAAACTGTAGAGGTCCACGTCCGATCCAGAGCCGCTCATGTGGCACATTGCATCTAAGATGGATTGCTGTTTGCCTGCCGTCAATCGGCTCAGATCGCCCTCAAAATCCGACAGCGTTCCCATCTCGTCGGCAGACAGGCTGGTTTTTGCTCCAGGCTTGAGACCTGCATTTACCAACCTTTCGTCCTCCAGCAAGTCATCCTTGGACAATACCTTGGCCTTTGAACTCTTCCTGATCTTCATCCCGGAGAACACGGAAACCTTGGAATCTGACTtggatttctttttctcattttgttccCCTTTGCTAGTCTTGTTGGACCTTTTGTATTTCTTCTCCACTTCCTTCTCTCCGGCCTCGCACAAGACATCCCTGCCGCCTCCGCCGTTCCCTCCTTTCTTCTGCTTGGCCTCCTGGTTGCCCATGCTGCGTAGCAGGCGGACCCCCCTCGCTAAGAGGCCGTGCTGCTGAGGTCGAGAGTGGGCATGGGGCTGGGGGTCCTCGCGGGCTCCTCCGCCAAATCCCGCCTGCTTACGCACCGCAGTCAGAGGCAGCTGTGAGGATGCTGCAGCCGATGACGACGAGAGGAGGCGGAGACTGGCGGTGACAGCCGCTGGCTCGCAGCCACCGACGCTCACTCCTCGCTCACCCCGCCTCCCAGTCAGGGCTTCTCTGGCACTCTGATCCTTCCTCTCCCTTTGCCCCTCCTTTATGTCCCCATCTGCTCCTCTCCATTCAGATCTGTTGCATAACGGGCTGCTGTTGGAACGAAAGCGCCGCTGCTCCTTGGCACGGGGTTGCTCTTGACCACCCCCAGAGGGCAAAGGGTAGAGATCCTCAGGAAGACCAGAAATGTATGGCGCTTGCAACTGTTGCTGCGCGCCGACAGAGTGCTGTTGTCGGCGTAGGAGGCTGGTGGCGCTGCTCTTCCGCCTGTCTCTGAAGGTGCTGGTGAAGAAACTCTCTTTAAGAAAGGGCACTTGGGTTTCCACAGTCTTAATCGTGTGCATCGTGACCACTGTGGCGTCACCCTGGGGGGGAGGACTGGCGAGGTGGGCTGATGCTAAGGGAGAAAAGACAAGTTTAGCTTTTCTATTTTATTGTGAGGCCaaccaaaaaatgcaaatgttatgACTGCAGTCCGTAGGTTTAAAATGAGGGTTTTCTTCTTTATGGCTTGTAGTTTATAGTTTCTCAACATGTCCATACCAACCACCATTACCAAAACTTCAATAGAGTAATTAAAATTATTCGAGAAAAAAGTTTGATAATGATATATTTATGATTGTGACATATCATGATAATGATTAGGATAGTGATAATTATAAACATCACAAATATAGTAAGAGTGTAAATAATTTAtgtgggatttttctttttccgtcCTGTTTGACTGCTTGGTTGCAGAATAATGGATCTGGATGCCTTTTTATGCCTGAACGGTTTTCCTGTGTACCATGGGAGTTTGATAACTTCTGTTGTTATTTGTATCATGATAGATATTTATTGGAATTGTAGTAAGACAGAACGAGGTTTGAGAGGGGACAAACAAAGGCAAAAGAGagcacattgaaaaaaaaaaactacaacaatagcagtataaaacaatatataactACTGTAACGTTTTATGGGAGTAAGGTTCTATCTATATTATGTGGACAGAGAAGGCAATGGTACACCATGAAAGAACGGGACACAACAAGTAGCAAATAGGATAATTTCAACAAATACGATCACAttctaaagtttaaaaaaaaatattgtaacatGATCAGATACTGAAggcaaaaatgcaaacaaacacgGCCATATGATTAGATATACAACGGTAGATATTGTAGTACTTTTTTCTGCACAAAAGAATATTAAGGTGGTCCGATATCAATGACGAAGATTTTAAGTCGACATTTCATTTCTTTGTGTACAATTACACACCCGGCATTTAAGTTACTTAGCGTCCTTGGGTCTGTTGAAAGGCACTATTAAAATCCAAGCTGTTATCATTATTACTTAaatacttacttacttactggATGTTTCTGTAATCAACTAATTAATaaagcatgtttaaaaaaaaaaaattccacagcatatgcaaaacaaaagcccaCCAGAAATGGAAGCAGATGGTAAATAACTAAATTAAATTAGACGTCAACTGAAATGTACATCAGGAAAGCTAAATGCTAAATAATCGGGACtttttaattcataattttattttcaaaaatacacggtacaattttgcactttaaattgAGATGGCAGCTGACATGTCAATACAGCAGCCAAATGGTAAACAACTGACTAATTTACAAACTAATTTTCAGGAATACATTTGGCACCATTTTGCGTTTGCCAGGGTAATCACGCTTTTGGGTGTGGTGCAGCAAAAGCAACACTGACTAACTCTAATGAGCAAAATGTTGCTCCtctttatgtgttttttttatttaagtgtacagaaaaaaaacatgaatcaaaCATTCGAACAGTTAAAATGTCATATATGCCCactgaggacaaagatgttGTAGTTAACGTGTCTAAACCCATGCATTTAATCTTCCCCCTGAACACATCCTCCAAACATGTGGTCACCTTCTTTCAAACaaattgtttctttaaaaacaatataatgtaaaatatgtcattCAAAAAAAGGAAGGAGAGTGAACTTGCCTGAGTGCAGCGCTCGCTGACTGAGTGAAAATAACAACACAAGCGGGTGTTTGTCCTCTTCTACAAGCCGCCCCTCAGCCATGGGTCACATGAAGTTGCCATTTGCCTCATCACATGTCTACTTTCCTCAGCCATCTTCCATTAGAATCCCTCACCCCCACAACCATCTCTACCTTCATCAGCAGCTGTGGACATGAGAATCCTCCACTATTGGGAGAAATCACACATATTTGTTGATGTGACACATTGTGGAAAAATGGGAAATCGCATGTAACATATAAGATATGGCCCTCACAAGATGTGCTTACATCCTGGTGCCTTCTTTAAGGCCGTCCCACTAATCAAGACACAGGTGAGCCTGACCTATGCACCAATGAGCTGTGTCTTAGGCcggtgttttccaacctttactgagccaaggcagataatttacatttaaaaaaatgtcacagcccaccatcaaacaaaaatgtcaccaaaagtatagaaattgaaataatgataattgataataataataatgataacggCAGCAGGTTGACAGGTAaattgtaccttctgtcatCAAGTGCATTGGTCCTTAAACTTTGTACatgtaccacctcaaaaaatacttggctctccaattaCATCATCTTAATaactaacaataaaataaagtagcATGGTAGTGTTCATgaaaaatgaggcagaggtttgattcccccaaaattattgaaggccactgtaacattatgcaccgtttaaacattaacacgttgcttaaatatagaaaataaaaacgttaaaATGAATTGCACACGTTAAATACAAATTGCacccaaataatttttttttaatgaacagcTGTAAAAGATTAAACGCAAATATATGATACTTAAAATTCAAATACAACCAAACCTTAcctaacaaatgtactgtgctggattaaaaaaaaaaaactatcattatgcacagttagaatatttaattcaatgattTTTCATGTGCCACTAACTAGATGGAGCCCACATAACActgcacacttttttaattgcttaaacgTCATTAGACTGGTctagtgtacctaatgttgtgacagGTCAATGTAGGCAATATGAAGCCCAAGTTGAAAACATAATTAATTGATGGAAATAACACACTTGTGACACAATCATTTTGGACTGTTTATTG includes:
- the fmn2a gene encoding formin-2 isoform X1; amino-acid sequence: MHTIKTVETQVPFLKESFFTSTFRDRRKSSATSLLRRQQHSVGAQQQLQAPYISGLPEDLYPLPSGGGQEQPRAKEQRRFRSNSSPLCNRSEWRGADGDIKEGQRERKDQSAREALTGRRGERGVSVGGCEPAAVTASLRLLSSSSAAASSQLPLTAVRKQAGFGGGAREDPQPHAHSRPQQHGLLARGVRLLRSMGNQEAKQKKGGNGGGGRDVLCEAGEKEVEKKYKRSNKTSKGEQNEKKKSKSDSKVSVFSGMKIRKSSKAKVLSKDDLLEDERLVNAGLKPGAKTSLSADEMGTLSDFEGDLSRLTAGKQQSILDAMCHMSGSGSDVDLYSFHSAAADTEDLLSDIQQAMRVQCEDSTFQGGRADEKVLSHQALNFDKDVCSRQNNKSENESELMSRDPSVPGSLSESGPSSETERSSGSLFPKTNSTFSFPDTFTTTTSYESAEDDLESPAVRPGQDWTAQGNFPSVPCVQVESVVAGPVGAHKSASSMDLSSERGVGDHNAGHEFLSLRKKSSLSISLLTSESPTRPTSAISPSTVKLYPPVHPSYVKTTTRQLTSPIGSPLTSPCVPRRTDSGERDEAQGVKGRKQRSSSIAGPLGTSADWCEPNGRDGAVFLEQQQPEKGATGGTYWTLGSRRAQYAQSRSSRGTTSYLDIFSGRTLLDRLCMNQEEGSSEDQAKEMCQQMLTQGLLHPFSDNGRDRHGDAKPAFNGEQLYTWATVGLPVSSHLWELYGGKTPTKAQSSGSPLKAKSTAASHPQTDSSRLKSGQSSSEDEGSVISQLEKTILDLRVKMAVLQNQQVSSAKASKDDSRSQEAFAQTSPLGDGLKLDMTTGFPKPEGRFVCTCQQKNKIMPPPPPPPPLPELGSCPPPPPPPPPPLPELGSCPPPPPPPPGFGAPPPPLPPPGTGPPPPPPPPGMGPPPPPPPPGLGPPLPPLPGPRFSTTVQEAAPAKAAIEPPKPMKPLYWTRIQLHTKKPSGSLVWEKIQEPTVDFQEFVDLFSKTAVKEKKKPISDTISKSKAKQVVKLLSNKRSQAVGILMSSIHLDMKDIQNAILNMDNAVVDLETLQALYENRAQNDELQSITKHMKSAQDKEDAKPLDKPEQFLLQLSEIPNFSERVFCILFQSTFSECITSIARKMEILQKTCKSLQSGKCVFQVLSLILAFGNFMNGGNRTRGQADGFTLDILPKLKDVKSSDNSQSLLSYVVAYYLRHFDENAGRETCAYPLPEPHDLFQASQMKFEDFQKDLRKLRRDLTACSRETENVCKVSSEDNVQPFKDKMDAFVSQAKTELETQEKQLADTQNTFLELSTSFSVKPKAGEKEASPNTLFGLWHEFSTDFKEQWKKQNKLMLKERLKMAEECFRQAKEKASYNVKPKHATGIKAKLDQKM
- the fmn2a gene encoding formin-2 isoform X2 → MHTIKTVETQVPFLKESFFTSTFRDRRKSSATSLLRRQQHSVGAQQQLQAPYISGLPEDLYPLPSGGGQEQPRAKEQRRFRSNSSPLCNRSEWRGADGDIKEGQRERKDQSAREALTGRRGERGVSVGGCEPAAVTASLRLLSSSSAAASSQLPLTAVRKQAGFGGGAREDPQPHAHSRPQQHGLLARGVRLLRSMGNQEAKQKKGGNGGGGRDVLCEAGEKEVEKKYKRSNKTSKGEQNEKKKSKSDSKVSVFSGMKIRKSSKAKVLSKDDLLEDERLVNAGLKPGAKTSLSADEMGTLSDFEGDLSRLTAGKQQSILDAMCHMSGSGSDVDLYSFHSAAADTEDLLSDIQQAMRVQCEDSTFQGGRADEKVLSHQALNFDKDVCSRQNNKSENESELMSRDPSVPGSLSESGPSSETERSSGSLFPKTNSTFSFPDTFTTTTSYESAEDDLESPAVRPGQDWTAQGNFPSVPCVQVESVVAGPVGAHKSASSMDLSSERGVGDHNAGHEFLSLRKKSSLSISLLTSESPTRPTSAISPSTVKLYPPVHPSYVKTTTRQLTSPIGSPLTSPCVPRRTDSGERDEAQGVKGRKQRSSSIAGPLGTSADWCEPNGRDGAVFLEQQQPEKGATGGTYWTLGSRRAQYAQSRSSRGTTSYLDIFSGRTLLDRLCMNQEEGSSEDQAKEMCQQMLTQGLLHPFSDNGRDRHGDAKPAFNGEQLYTWATVGLPVSSHLWELYGGKTPTKAQSSGSPLKAKSTAASHPQTDSSRLKSGQSSSEDEGSVISQLEKTILDLRVKMAVLQNQQVSSAKASKDDSRSQEAFAQTSPLGDGLKLDMTTGFPKPEGRFVCTCQQKNKIMPPPPPPPPLPELGSCPPPPPPPPPPLPELGSCPPPPPPPPGFGAPPPPLPPPGTGPPPPPPPPGMGPPPPPPPPGLGPPLPPLPGPRFSTTVQEAAPAKAAIEPPKPMKPLYWTRIQLHTKKPSGSLVWEKIQEPTVDFQEFVDLFSKTAVKEKKKPISDTISKSKAKQVVKLLSNKRSQAVGILMSSIHLDMKDIQNAILNMDNAVVDLETLQALYENRAQNDELQSITKHMKSAQDKEDAKPLDKPEQFLLQLSEIPNFSERVFCILFQSTFSECITSIARKMEILQKTCKSLQSGKCVFQVLSLILAFGNFMNGGNRTRGQADGFTLDILPKLKDVKSSDNSQSLLSYVVAYYLRHFDENAGRETCAYPLPEPHDLFQASQMKFEDFQKDLRKLRRDLTDGKFLNARSWWFLGLNKAFATNHSWSQHQTLPCLGWRNIVSLFSHLI